TGCTTATCGATTGGGCTCTCGATGTTTTCAGGAAAGGGAAGGCGTGCGGATTGTATTCCTGCTATGTAACCAATGGTTATTTGACTCCCGAAGCTCTTAAAATTTTAAAAGAAGCTGGTCTTACTGGCGTAAAAATCGATGTGAAGGGCGACCGCGAGGTCTATGAAAATTTTTGTGGCAACGTTGATGTTAAAAAGGTGTGGAGGAATGTTTGCCTCGCTAGAAAATTGGGAATGCACGTTGAGATTGTCAATCTTCTTGTGACAGGCGTCAATGACGACGAATCTTCAATACGATTGCTTACTGAAGAGCACATCAAAAACGCCGGTCCTGAGACACCGTTGCATTTTACCAGATATTTCCCAGCATATCAGTATAGAAGACCACCGACAGATCTTAGTATCATGTACAAAGCCTACAAAATTGCAAGAGAAGCGGGAATCGAATATGTTTATTTAGGGAATATTTCAGATGAGAAATATGAGAATACCGTCTGCCCACAGTGTGGTGCAATTCTCATCAAACGATCATATCATGGTATCAAGAAGGAGGAGCTTTCGCGGGATTACCGCTGCATGAAATGCGGAAAGAAAATTCCGATCATTGGCCGGGTCATTGAACGATGATACAATCTTTCGATTTTTTCAAGCGTCAGGCTATTTGGCATTTGTTGATGTTCGATAATCATCATTTCAATTAGAGACGAGGACGTGTTGCCAGTTTACTGTTTCTGTTCAGTGGATGTCACAGCTAGGTCATTTCAGGCATCGATCTTTGCAGTGAAATGACCGGAAAATTTTGATAATGAACTATGACATTATATCAACTGGGGGAAAATGCTTGGCTGTCAGTATCACTATTTATGATGGATGCCAATCGATAGGTGGCAACAAGATTTATTTAGAATTTGACGGGCACGGTATCTTCTTCGACTTCGGCATTAATTACAAGAAATTGGGCGGGTTCTGTGAGGAGTTCCTTACGCCCAGGGCCGGAAGAGGAATTCACGACTACCTGCATATTGGCCAGTTGCCCCGTTTAAATATTTACAGAGACGATCTTATACCGCGTGACATCGATCTGTCAGGTTATCAGAACTTGAAGGTCGATGCCGTCTTCCTCTCGCACGCGCACCTCGATCATGTTGGGAGAGCGCCAATGCTCGATTTCAGAATCCCGTTTGTCGCATCGCCTTTGACATTTACCATACTCAAGTGTCTGAGAGATTGTGATAGTCATCGCATCGAGCATGAAATTGTGTATTCTAATTTGAGGGCACCTGGAAAAGATGATAGATATCTGATTGTTGAGAAGAAGAATCTCTTCTGGAGGAGAAAATTCGTTGTTGCCGGGCCATTGACGAACAAGTTTGAGGATTTTATGAATTTTTGCCCGTGGCGAAAAAAGTTCTACGGTGGCGAATTCTTGATGCAAAACGACTTCGACATTGAATTCAAACAATTCGATACCGATCATTCTATTTACGGTTCTTCTGCGTTTGGGGTGAACACGTCTTGTGGTTGGATCATATATACTGGTGATCTGAGAATGCATGGTCGTTTCGCTAATAAGACGAGAGCTTTTATCAATGGAGCAAAAGCGCTTTGCCCTCGCGCCCTTATCATCGAGGGCACGAGGATTGACGCATCACAGGAGGGTATTACAGAGAAAGCGGTTTACGAGAAGTGCATGGCCGCTGCTTCGTATGAAAGAGGACTGATCGTCGCGGACTTTTCGCCACGGAATTTTGAGCGACTTGATACATTTAAAAAAATTGCTAAAGAATTGGGACGAGAACCCGTCGTTCTCATGAAGGACGCTTATTGTCTCGACGCCATCTCATGCGTTGACGGGAAAGATCGCATGAGGAATGTGCGGGTTTATCGCGATATCAAGGAAAAAATGGATGGCTATGAAATAGAGGTTAAAGGAAAGCATGAGGAGGCTTTCGTCGATCCCACTGATATTGCCAAAGATCCTGGGGAATTTATTGTCTGTTTCTCCTTCTGGGATATGAATCGACTGCTCGACATCAAGCCAGAAGGTGGCACTTACATCTACTCAAGCAGTGAGGCTTACACGGAAGAGCAGGCTATTGATTTTCTTCGGTTAAGAAACTGGCTCTCGCTCTTCAAGATGAAGATCAAGGGGTTTGAGATCGTTGAAGATTCAGAAGGTCCTCGCCCGAAATTCGATCTGGGATATCATGTCTCAGGACATGCATCGGGCGAAGATATCGTCAAAATCATTGACATGATAGATCCAGAAGTCGTTATCCCCGTTCATACTGAGAAGCCAGAAAAATTTTCAGAGTTGATTGATCGCAAGGTCTTGATTCCCGTCGAAGGGGCTTCTCTCGAATTGAGCAATATGGCATAAAAGAATTCCTTGACGAGCGATGCATCAGTCAATTGAAATAAAAGCGGTTTTTTTGGAATCTCCTAAAATTAGCAGGCACTGGAAAATGGCGCCTGATTCGTTGAGAATCGATCATCTCGACATTCTTTTTTCCAATTCCTTTTTAGTAGCTATTCTGCCGTTGCAAGAAATGTGGAAGAAGTGCTGGACAAGACAAACCTTCTATTATGAAACAATGTTTGTCACCTAGTCAAAATTATTCAACATTGTTGCATATTAACACAACTTAACAATCTTTTTTGAAAAATTGTTGCAAAAGTAATAAAGTAATCCTTAAATATCGTAAAGGCGCTAATCTTTTTCGGGGGAACATAATGGGCTACGAAGAACTATTTCCAGGAATGGATATGAAGTGGCACGCAAATGCCACAAAGCGATTCGCCTCCCCGTTCGTCGATGTAGCGCACGACAGGATCGACGTGGACCCGATCATTCTATCGCACGCTGCGGTGGCATGCGGGTTCACGATTCGAGACTTCTACGAGAAGCCTGAGTTGGGAATCCACTGCGTTGGATATATCTCGCAGCTGTACGACCTGTTGCCTGTGACGCACTGGTTCTACTCGCTTCCGTGGGTAAGGGAGTTGGGATTGACACTGCAGTACAAAGATACTCTGCCGCCGATCTCGACTGGACCGATCATCTCCGAGCCGGGACAGGTTGACAACATCCACGTACCAGATGTTGATGAATTGATGAAGGGTTACACCCTGCCTGAATTCATCAGGATCTACGAGTACGTGCAAAAGAATCTCCCAATGACGCTCGTCCCGATCTCCTATGGTTTCGACCTCGTTGGTGCGGCAGCTGAGCTCTGTGGTGTTGAGAATTTCATCATGTGGACGTTCACTGAACCAGAGGCAGCACACAAACTCGTAAAAAAATACACGGATACATCGGTCAACGGGGCAATTGGATTGGCGAACAAATTCGGCATGGCGATGTTGATCGTCGGCTCTGTTCTTGCGAACAATGACATCTTCTCGGATGAAGCTGTGAAAGAGTATTCTGCGAACTACATGAAATACTATGTTGACAAAGCCTTTAGAGGCGGGGCAGGACCCCAGCTATTCTATCACCTCTGCGGTAACCACCAGACCGACTACAAGGTGTTTAAGGACACGCTATTCTGGTCTCCATTCAATGTGATTCACATCGGATATTACGGTAGAGATCCATTCCCGTCGCAGCTTCTAAAGGAAGAATTCGGAAAGCTTTCGACCATCATGGGATCGGTTGACACAAAGTTGATGATCAACCCGAACCCCAAGATTGCGTATGAGCAGGCAAAGGCGCAAATCTTGGCTGGACGTGACAGCCCGAAGGGGTACATTCTCGGTACTTCCTGCGAGACGCCGCCGTACACAATTCCGGGCAACCTCCTAGCGCTGGTCAAAGCGGCCAGGGACTACGGAACATATGGAACATGGTGAGGTGAGGAAGAATGGAAATCAAGATCCCAAATGAAGTCATGGAATTGATCGGTAAGAGGGGCATCAAGGAAGCTGATGTCAAGGATGTCATCGAGACGGCGGAGTCATCGAACAAGAAGATTGTGATGGGCAACAGAAACATCGCTAAGAAGATAATTGGCCAGGCTACCGTCTACGTCGACTACGAACTTGAAAAGGGTCTGGTAAGAAAGCATGCGACAGTGAAGTCCGCATATTCTCACAGATTGATGTTGGGAGAAATAGTCAACGCAACTGACAAGAGCGACTGGGTTTGCGCTCACTGCAATGAGCCTGCGTTGTATGGACACGTCGCAATGACATACATGCAGGTCACGAGAAATGGACCTGCGGTCGTCTGCCCGAAATGCAAGGACTCTTGGGTTGAGGAATACCTTGCAACGAAGACGCTAGCTGCGGTTGAGGGTCTGTTCGAGAAAAAACGCGCTTAAATTTTTTCAGGGCCGCGAATGCGGCCTCTATCATTTTACTTTTGAAGTTGTCACTCGATACTTATTCTCTCGGTCTCTAATTTCATTTGACTCCCCTTGATCGAATCAAAAACGCATTTTCAAGCAGTACAGTTCCCTGTGAGAGGTCTTGAAGTGTAACTTCAGAAAATTAGAAATCTCTTGAATCTATAAGGCAACTCACATCTGGTGTTGATATGAGCGAACTTATTGGAAAAACAGAGAGCCTCTGCCCGGAATGTCTCAAAACGATACCCGCGGAGAAAATTGCTGAGGATGACAAAGTTTATCTAGTCAAGACATGCCCCGATCACGGAACTTTCAAAGTTCTCATCTGGCGCGGCGTTGCAGATTATAAAGACCTAGAGCGTTATTCGTGTGTTAAATCGAAGCCTGAGAGGATTGCAGTCAAGAACAGTGGCACATGCCCGGAAGTCTGTGGTCTGTGTCCAGATCATATCCAGCACACTTGTCTCGTTGTCCTTGAAGTCACCAATGGCTGTAACCTCAAGTGTCCGATCTGCTTCGCGAGTGCGAATGAGCGATACAAGTTTCACCCGTCAATTGAGGAAATCCGAGAAATGTTCCAGACGATCGTTGAATATGTGAAGCATCCAATCGCCGTACAGATTAGTGGCGGAGAACCGACGATCAGAGATGATCTCCCCGATATAGTGAAAATGGGAAAAAGCATGGGCGTCGATTATATCGAAGTGAATACCAATGGTGTTCGACTCGCTGAGGATATGGATTATTTGCGGAGAATTAAGGAGGCTGGCGTCGACTCTCTTTATTTCTCGTTCGACGGCGTCACTGGTGATGTCTTTGTGAAGACCTGCGGGAAAGATCTTCTTGATACAAAACTCAAAGCCCTTGAAAACTGTCAGAAGGTGGGGATGGGCGTCACCCTTGTGGTTGTCGTTTCGAGAAGTGTCAACTTTCACCAGATCGGAGATATCATCCAGTTCGCCAAGAAATGGATTCCGACTGTCAAAGGGGTGCATTTCCAGCCGTTGAGTTACTTTGGGAGATACCCGTCGATGCCAAAGGATGAGGATCGCGTACTCCTTCCAGACCTCCTCAAAGCGATTGAAGAGCAGACAAAGGGAGAACTAAGGGCTGATAATTTTATCCCGACTTCCTGCGCGAACGTGCACTGCGATGCGAAATCGATGTCGATCCTGATGGAGGACGGTACACTGTTTCCACTGACCCAAAGAGCGCTGGGTCCCCCCCGTGAGACAAGCCAGATCGCAAAGAAGACGCGGCAAGAGATATGTGATCTCTGGCGATACATCGAGGATTCGATTAGTAGCAGTAGCGAGGAAGATCTTGACGGAACCTGGCTCGGATTCATTCAAAGAGCGAAGACGCACTACCTGACTGTTTCGACGATGCCCTTCCAGGACGTCTGGAATGTAGAGACCGAGCGGCTGAAGAATTGCTGCATCCACACAGTGACCCCAGATGGTCGTCTGATCCCGTTCTGCCTCTTCAACATCAACAGTATTCATGGGAAGACGCTGTACAGGCACGAGATCTTTTCGAAATATAAGAAAGGCTAACGGGAGGTTTTCTTACCAACGCTCCTGTGATAATCATCGACAATCTTGTTCATGTATCTTGAGATTTCTCTCTGTCTTTGTTCACTAGATACGATAAGTTGCTGGAGCGGGAACTCGAAGTCGCAAAAGGGACACCTTGCTAGCTCACAGGTCGTCGCGGACCTCCTGCATCCTCTACATGCGATCGCCCTCGACTGGAATAAGCTGAAAGTCTTGCCGCAGCGGGGGCAGGTCACCCGTTTCGTCGTTTTCAGAAGATTTGGCGTTACACCAAGCTGTCTCATGTGCGGCGTCAGTACCATCTTATTTTCCTCCTCGTCTACTGAGGATTACCCCGATATTTAAATTCTTGGCAATATGCGCCAATCATACCGCAATTTGATCATCCTTTATATAACTCATCTGGGTTACCTTTCTATTTGCAAATTATCTTCGAGATTTCTTGATGAACGATTTTATCCGAGCTCATTCGGTCGGACATCGAAATCTGGTGGCAATACAACAGGCCAGCTGAGAAAAGGCTTAAATGGATGTGATGCAATCGACTCAGTCCTTCTCAGTCCTTCAAGAAATTCCGTCGTTACATCGGCTGAGAATGCAAATAGCATTTCTTCTTCCTTCACAAGACCGTATGCTCTATCTCCCAAACAAGGGATATCGATGACAACCTTTTGACCCTCGAGAATCTTTGCGATCGCTGCGCACAGACTACCCTGACCAGTCATCGTCGTTGAGATCGCATCTCCCCTCCAATATGTAAAGCCGATGATCATTCTCAAAACCTGTGCAGGTGTTGCATAAATAACGACGAGATCAGGATCGGCCGGTATCAAATCTAGCGGTGCCATGAGAACCGCGCTATACTTCTTTCCGCCTGCACCGATCATTTTGATAGATCTTTGCAGATTCTCCGCTGAGTTTGCGTCTTTAACGAATGGTAAATTTAATGTACCAGTAACAACGCGATTAGGCGCCCTGATAAGACCGATGCATGAGGAACCGAGAACACATCTTATGCCTTCGGAGGAAGCACCAACAATCCCTTGTTCTCTGTGGTACCTGGCAATGGCGGCCATGTGGCAGGGCGTTGTCTTTGTCAGAAGTTTTACATCGGCGAATTTGAGTAATTCCTTCGCTTCAGTGAACATCTTGACGCCGACAGGGGAATTTGCAAGATTAAGTATCTTTTTTAAGGATGAGAAAGCGCTTTTCCAAATGTCACCAGTCATAAAGGAAGCTAATTGCGTGTTGCTTATTAGTGTTGTCGATCGATTGAGCAAATTATTATGCCAGAATTTTGAAAACGTTCAATTCGTTTAAATCGCAAAATCTTCTGGTCAAAAGGATTATTATTCATATTCATATTACCTCTCCGTGTGGATGTTTTAAGCAAACTGAAAATCGCGATCGCTAGGAGACGGTTATCCTCGAGAGATATTTCCGATAAGGCGAAATACCCTCTCGAAGAATGGATTCACAATCAGGTCAAGAAGAATTTCAAGTCGAGCTCCGAATTCAGAGAGATCCTCGGTAAAAGACGTCTGGATGAGGTGACGCGAGACGATATCCGCGGGTACCAGATTTATCGGTTCAGGAAGCAGCTTGAGTATGTTCGGGCTAATAGCATTTATTATAGAACACTGCTTAATAAAGCTGATGTCGATCCAAAGAAAATCAGGAGTTTCGAAGATCTAACGAAAATTCCACTGACCGAGCCTGCAGAGGTTGCGAAGGAACCTTTTCACTTTTTATGCGTTCCCCAGGGCAAGGTGATGCGCGCCTTCACGACTTCTGGTACCTCGGGCCTCACGAAAAGAATCTTTTTCACGAGAGACGATATTTTAAGAATCATCGACTCGATCTCGGCTGCCCTTAAAACCCTCGGCATGACCGAAAATGATGTGTTGCAGATCATGTTTCCTACGATCGCGAGCTGGGATCCTGGATACATGCTTGACGGCGCTTGCAAAATCGCGGGTCTTCATTCAGTCATCGCTGATATGCTGGATGTTGACGAGCAAATACGTATCATGAAAGAATCGGGTACAACGATGATGATCGGATTGACATCGTTCATCTACAGAGTCACCGTGCTCGCGAAAGATAAATACGATCTTCGATCGCTCGGCATCAAGGCGATCATTCTTTCGGCCGAACCGCTATCAGAAGCAATGCGCCGGGAAATCGAAGAGGCGTGGGGTTGCAAAGCTCTCAGCCAGTATGGGCTCACTGAGATGGGTTTGGCAACGACTGTCGAATGCGTCGCGCAAGATGGACTTCATGTCAACGATGCGGATTTTCTGGTTGAGGCAATAGACTCGGAAACGCTCGAGCATGTCGGACCGCGTGAACCTGGTGAACTGGTCATCACGAGTCTTAATTACCAGGCAACGCCGTTGATAAGGTACAGAACGTATGATCTTTCGAGTCTCATCGAGCCGCCCTGTGCTTGCGGCCTAAAGACGATAGGAAAAGTCGGGAAGATCAAGGGGCGCCTCGATATGATGAGGAAAATTGGGATGGGCGAAAAGATTTTCCCGCTGCTTTTTGATGAAGCAATACTCAGCGTCTCTGGTGTCGTTAATTATGTCGTTTTCATTGAGAAATCTGGATTCAGGGATCGCTTGCGCTTTAAAGTTGAGTTCATCGGCGATAAGGAAGAGGGCCAGAGAAAAATACTGGATGCGGTCATGAATATTCCTGAGATCAAAACAAGTATCGAAAACGATCTTCTTGAAGAGCCAATAATCGAAATGGTTAATAGTGGATCTCTTGAATTCATGCCAAAAACGATGTCGATTGTTGATCTGAGAAATCAGTACGACTGATTTTTTAACATCTCAATGCGAAAAATTCTTGACCGTGCGGTTGTTCTACGGCGATAACTATGAAAGCAGGTGTCGTTGCTGTGCAGGGAGCGGTGCAGGAACATATCGATATGACCAACTTGGCTTTCGAACGGTTGGGAGTTGTCGGTCGTGCCGTTCCAGTCAGAAGAGAGAAGGATATTGAAGGAATTGATTGCCTAATCATCCCCGGAGGAGAGAGCACAACGATCTCGAGATTACTGAGACGCTTCAATCTCTTTGATAAAATCGTCGAAAGGGGAAAAGAGGGTATGCCAATCATGGGCACATGTGCAGGCTGTATCCTTTTGGCGAAGATTGGGGACGAGGAGGTTGTGAAAACTGGTACGGAGCTCCTCGGTTTGATGGAAATGGAGGTCGACCGAAACGCATTTGGGAGACAACGCGAATCATTCGAGGCTGATATTTCAATAAGAGGATTTGAGCGTCCCTTTCACGCCGTTTTCATCAGAGCCCCTGCGATCAGAAAAGTATGGGGGCGATGCGAAACCTTGGCAACATTTGAGAACAATATCGTAATGGCGAAACAAGACAATTTGTTGGGTCTTGCATTCCATCCAGAACTTTCAAACGATACAAGAATTCACGAGATGTTGATCGAAATGGTTTAATTCTTAATTGCGAATGAACTTGAACAAGAGATAATAATTCGATTTTTTCTTTTATGATAAATGGCTGCCAAGAAAAAGAAATAAAATTGTCGCAACTACATGTAATTGCTGATAAAAACCGATTGATCGATTTTTAATTGATTTCCCATCTTCCTATTTCTTTATCGCCGTTATGATTTTTTCCAATCGTGTCGCAAAGTCTCCATTTTCAACAATTGTGCCAGTAACAATCGCATTGGCGCCGGCATTCTTGATCGCTACCGCCTCTTCAGGCTCTCTAATCCCGCCGCCAACGATAAGTGGAATCGAGATGTTCTTTTTCACTTCGCGGATCATCGTTTCTGGTACGGGTTGAGGCGATCCGCTGCCAGCCTCGAGGTAAAAAAGTTCCATACCCATATATTGTGCGGCGAGAGCGTAAGCGACGGCAAGCTGAGGGTTATTTCGAGGGATCAGATCGGCCTTACTCACCTCACCTACCTTCATACCTGGTTCTACGATGACATAGCCCATTGGGATTGTTTCAAGGCCCAGCTTTTTAATAATCGGCGCACCTCTCACCTGCTCTCCGATGACATTCTTCACATTCTGACTGTTCAACACACTCATGAAGTATATTGCATCGCAGTGCCTCGATATTGCGTGCGCTCCAGATGGAAAATAGATAACAGGAAGCTTACAGAGTTTCTTGATTTCAAGGATGGTGAGATCGAGGTTCTCCTGCGTGACACCAGTCGATCCGCCAACCATGATCGCATCTGTTCCGATCTGTTCAGCCGTTTCAGCGATCCTTGCAGCGACGACTGAGTCCTGCTTCGCTGGATCGATGAGCGTCATATGGATAGTTCCTTCTTGTATACGTTTCATCAGATATTCTTTTACCCTCATAGAATGCCACCTGCAAGGAAAGCGATGAGCGCAACAAGCATTCCTACCTTTGTCAATTTCTGACCTCGCCTTGGATTTTGAAATTGAAGAAATGAGGAGTATATAAAGATTGCATCAGCAATCAAAACGATGAAAAGATACTCGATGTCGAAGATACCAACAACGAAGGGCTCGAAACTCAGGATCACTGCGACAAGAATGAACAATGTTGCGATTGCACCAGCTTCTCTCTTTCCAATCTGTTTAGGCAACGTCAATCGGTCAAAGTCCGCTTCCATGTCCTCGATGTCTTTGATGATTTCCCTGCCTAGGGTTGCAAGAAATGCCATCGCTGCGAGTGCAACCGTCTGTTCAACATGCTTCACAACAGCACCACCGAGGAGGAAGAGGAAACCAGTCAATAGAGCGATTAGAAAATTGCCGCCAAACCCCTCTTTTTTCAATTTTACTTCGTAGAAAAGCATGAAGAGAATCGCGATCGCAACGATCGCGATGGAAATCGCATCCAGGAGCAAGGAAAGAAGAAGCGAGATGGAAAAGAGAATCGCTGAGATCTTCAGGGCCGTCGAAGCACTTATCTTTCCTGAGGGAATCGGTCTCTCTGGATGAGCTCTTTTGTCGATCTCTCGATCCATATAATCATTGAGTGAGTTTCCAGCGGCGATGAAGGTGAAGACGATCGCGGAAGCGATAAGAATTTCCATAGAATAATCTACCATCGAAGTTCCCGCGCCGACTAGCGCAGCCAGTATCACTCCGATGACGCCCATAATACAATTGCCGATGCGGAAAAGCTGAATAAACCGATTCACCTTTTCGGAATTTCCTTATTATAATTACTTTTTTTCTTAAGAAGCATCTTTTTAAAAGCGCGTACCGTAATAGCATTGGGCAAAAAGTTAATAATTAGATCAAGATAGCCTGCACGATGGCCAACACTGATGTGGCTGCTGAAATTGAAGCGATCAAATCAATCATTGGAAAGTATTTTCCGATTTATGACGTTAGAGTGACCCACGATTCTCTTTCGATTTTCATCACACCCGATCCACATACACTCGATCAGAGTTTTGAATCACTTCGTCGCGAACTTGGTGCCAGAGGCTATATCCCTTTTCTCCACTATCAGGGCGGAGAATACATTATTGCGATTGCTAGAAAGCCTGAAATCAAACGGAGAGGGACGTGGATCAACCAACTCCTTCTTGTCATCACTTTCTTCTCGACTGCATTTGCTGGCGCGTATTTATGGGCAAGTTACACGAACGTTCCCTCAGTTTTCACCATTGACAATTTCCTTTGGGGCGCGATTTTCTTTGCCATTCCACTCATGACGATGCTCGGGATGCATGAACTGTGCCATTACCTTGCTTCAAAGAAACACGGCGTTGAAGCCTCCCTCCCATTTTTCATCCCCTCGGTCCCGCCTCTCGGGACATTTGGGGCGTTTATTTCAATGCGAGAGCCGATGCCCGACAGGAAAGCGCTCGTAGACATTGGTGTGGCAGGACCGATCGGTGGTCTTATTGTAGCAATTCCGCTTGTTCTTCTCGGTCTCTATCTCACAGCGCAGGGCGATGTCCAGTCTGGTGAGGTCGGTACGGCTGGTGCGATTGCGATTGTCGTTCAACCACTCTATCAGCTGTTTATGCTTTTCGTGCCGATTCCTGAGGGTGTTGCCCTTCACCCGACGGCATTTGCGGCCTGGGTGGGTTTGCTCGTAACGGCAATCAATCTCTTGCCAGCGGGGCAGCTTGATGGCGGGCACATCGCAAGGGGACTTCTCGGGGACAAGTCGAGATATCTGGGCTACGCGACGATTGTTCTCCTTTTCATCATGTCCTTCTTCTATATCGGCTGGATCTTCTTCGCGATACTAATATTCCTCCTCGGTCTCAGGCACCCTGCCCCCCTTAACGATATTTCCAAGGTAGATAACAAAAGAAAAGCAATTGGCGTCGTCGCGCTTGTCATCCTCTTGCTGACATTTGTTCCGATCCCAGTGGTTGAGATTCCTCCTGATCATTCATACGAGATCATTCTCATAGAACCGCAATCAACTTCCGTGAATGTCACTCCAGGGCAGAACGTGGTCTTCAGTATGATTGTGAACAATACGGGCAATACCTATTTGCATCTCAAGTTCTTTGTGAAACAGGTCCCCCAAAACTGGAGCGCGATTATTTATCTGAGCAATCAATCACACGAGACTGCGACGAATGCGCTCGAATTCGACATTCCATATAAGGAATCGGCGAATGTGACTATGGAGATTACTGTTCCTGAAAGCGCAAGCAAAGGACCGCGTACAATCGTTCTTGATACCTCGTCACAGAGCAAATCATTGCTGATCAATTTTGAAATCATGGTAGACG
This region of Methanomassiliicoccales archaeon genomic DNA includes:
- the amrS gene encoding AmmeMemoRadiSam system radical SAM enzyme, whose amino-acid sequence is MDTSKIANRILKGQVVREAILYETIGDSRVRCGLCERRCVIASGARGFCKTRMNLEGRLFTLVYGNLSAIESRPIEIKPFYHYWPGSTALTFSTWSCNFNCPWCQNYHLSRRIPDPEIDHYNSPDDIVNLAMLRGDQGLCASFQEPTLLIDWALDVFRKGKACGLYSCYVTNGYLTPEALKILKEAGLTGVKIDVKGDREVYENFCGNVDVKKVWRNVCLARKLGMHVEIVNLLVTGVNDDESSIRLLTEEHIKNAGPETPLHFTRYFPAYQYRRPPTDLSIMYKAYKIAREAGIEYVYLGNISDEKYENTVCPQCGAILIKRSYHGIKKEELSRDYRCMKCGKKIPIIGRVIER
- a CDS encoding MBL fold metallo-hydrolase, giving the protein MAVSITIYDGCQSIGGNKIYLEFDGHGIFFDFGINYKKLGGFCEEFLTPRAGRGIHDYLHIGQLPRLNIYRDDLIPRDIDLSGYQNLKVDAVFLSHAHLDHVGRAPMLDFRIPFVASPLTFTILKCLRDCDSHRIEHEIVYSNLRAPGKDDRYLIVEKKNLFWRRKFVVAGPLTNKFEDFMNFCPWRKKFYGGEFLMQNDFDIEFKQFDTDHSIYGSSAFGVNTSCGWIIYTGDLRMHGRFANKTRAFINGAKALCPRALIIEGTRIDASQEGITEKAVYEKCMAAASYERGLIVADFSPRNFERLDTFKKIAKELGREPVVLMKDAYCLDAISCVDGKDRMRNVRVYRDIKEKMDGYEIEVKGKHEEAFVDPTDIAKDPGEFIVCFSFWDMNRLLDIKPEGGTYIYSSSEAYTEEQAIDFLRLRNWLSLFKMKIKGFEIVEDSEGPRPKFDLGYHVSGHASGEDIVKIIDMIDPEVVIPVHTEKPEKFSELIDRKVLIPVEGASLELSNMA
- a CDS encoding radical SAM protein — encoded protein: MSELIGKTESLCPECLKTIPAEKIAEDDKVYLVKTCPDHGTFKVLIWRGVADYKDLERYSCVKSKPERIAVKNSGTCPEVCGLCPDHIQHTCLVVLEVTNGCNLKCPICFASANERYKFHPSIEEIREMFQTIVEYVKHPIAVQISGGEPTIRDDLPDIVKMGKSMGVDYIEVNTNGVRLAEDMDYLRRIKEAGVDSLYFSFDGVTGDVFVKTCGKDLLDTKLKALENCQKVGMGVTLVVVVSRSVNFHQIGDIIQFAKKWIPTVKGVHFQPLSYFGRYPSMPKDEDRVLLPDLLKAIEEQTKGELRADNFIPTSCANVHCDAKSMSILMEDGTLFPLTQRALGPPRETSQIAKKTRQEICDLWRYIEDSISSSSEEDLDGTWLGFIQRAKTHYLTVSTMPFQDVWNVETERLKNCCIHTVTPDGRLIPFCLFNINSIHGKTLYRHEIFSKYKKG
- a CDS encoding DUF169 domain-containing protein yields the protein MTGDIWKSAFSSLKKILNLANSPVGVKMFTEAKELLKFADVKLLTKTTPCHMAAIARYHREQGIVGASSEGIRCVLGSSCIGLIRAPNRVVTGTLNLPFVKDANSAENLQRSIKMIGAGGKKYSAVLMAPLDLIPADPDLVVIYATPAQVLRMIIGFTYWRGDAISTTMTGQGSLCAAIAKILEGQKVVIDIPCLGDRAYGLVKEEEMLFAFSADVTTEFLEGLRRTESIASHPFKPFLSWPVVLPPDFDVRPNELG
- a CDS encoding phenylacetate--CoA ligase family protein — its product is MDVLSKLKIAIARRRLSSRDISDKAKYPLEEWIHNQVKKNFKSSSEFREILGKRRLDEVTRDDIRGYQIYRFRKQLEYVRANSIYYRTLLNKADVDPKKIRSFEDLTKIPLTEPAEVAKEPFHFLCVPQGKVMRAFTTSGTSGLTKRIFFTRDDILRIIDSISAALKTLGMTENDVLQIMFPTIASWDPGYMLDGACKIAGLHSVIADMLDVDEQIRIMKESGTTMMIGLTSFIYRVTVLAKDKYDLRSLGIKAIILSAEPLSEAMRREIEEAWGCKALSQYGLTEMGLATTVECVAQDGLHVNDADFLVEAIDSETLEHVGPREPGELVITSLNYQATPLIRYRTYDLSSLIEPPCACGLKTIGKVGKIKGRLDMMRKIGMGEKIFPLLFDEAILSVSGVVNYVVFIEKSGFRDRLRFKVEFIGDKEEGQRKILDAVMNIPEIKTSIENDLLEEPIIEMVNSGSLEFMPKTMSIVDLRNQYD
- the pdxT gene encoding pyridoxal 5'-phosphate synthase glutaminase subunit PdxT; this translates as MKAGVVAVQGAVQEHIDMTNLAFERLGVVGRAVPVRREKDIEGIDCLIIPGGESTTISRLLRRFNLFDKIVERGKEGMPIMGTCAGCILLAKIGDEEVVKTGTELLGLMEMEVDRNAFGRQRESFEADISIRGFERPFHAVFIRAPAIRKVWGRCETLATFENNIVMAKQDNLLGLAFHPELSNDTRIHEMLIEMV
- a CDS encoding geranylgeranylglyceryl/heptaprenylglyceryl phosphate synthase — translated: MRVKEYLMKRIQEGTIHMTLIDPAKQDSVVAARIAETAEQIGTDAIMVGGSTGVTQENLDLTILEIKKLCKLPVIYFPSGAHAISRHCDAIYFMSVLNSQNVKNVIGEQVRGAPIIKKLGLETIPMGYVIVEPGMKVGEVSKADLIPRNNPQLAVAYALAAQYMGMELFYLEAGSGSPQPVPETMIREVKKNISIPLIVGGGIREPEEAVAIKNAGANAIVTGTIVENGDFATRLEKIITAIKK
- a CDS encoding UbiA family prenyltransferase codes for the protein MNRFIQLFRIGNCIMGVIGVILAALVGAGTSMVDYSMEILIASAIVFTFIAAGNSLNDYMDREIDKRAHPERPIPSGKISASTALKISAILFSISLLLSLLLDAISIAIVAIAILFMLFYEVKLKKEGFGGNFLIALLTGFLFLLGGAVVKHVEQTVALAAMAFLATLGREIIKDIEDMEADFDRLTLPKQIGKREAGAIATLFILVAVILSFEPFVVGIFDIEYLFIVLIADAIFIYSSFLQFQNPRRGQKLTKVGMLVALIAFLAGGIL